In the genome of Equus asinus isolate D_3611 breed Donkey chromosome 9, EquAss-T2T_v2, whole genome shotgun sequence, one region contains:
- the IL12B gene encoding interleukin-12 subunit beta, with translation MHQQWLVLSWFSLVLLASPLMAIWELEKDVYVVELDWYPDAPGEMVVLTCNTPEEEGIIWTSAQSNEVLGSGKTLTIQVKEFGDAGQYTCHKGGEVLSHSHLLLHKKEDGVWSTDILKDQKESKNKTFLKCEAKNYSGRFTCWWLTAISTDLKFSVKSSRGSSDPRGVTCGAATLSAERVSVDDREYKKYTVECQEGSACPAAEESLPIEIVVDAVHKLKYENYTSGFFIRDIIKPDPPKNLQLKPLKNSRQVEVSWEYPETWSTPHSYFSLTFSIQVQGKNKKERKDRLFMDETSATVTCHKDGQIRIQARDRYYSSSWSEWASVSCS, from the exons ATGCATCAGCAGTGGTTGGTCCTCTCCTGGTTTTCCCTGGTTTTGCTGGCGTCTCCCCTCATGGCCATATGGGAACTGGAGAAAGATG TGTATGTTGTAGAATTGGATTGGTACCCTGATGCCCCTGGAGAAATGGTGGTCCTCACCTGCAATACCCCTGAAGAAGAAGGCATCATCTGGACCTCAGCCCAGAGCAATGAGGTCTTAGGCTCTGGCAAAACCTTGACCATCCAAGTCAAAGAGTTTGGAGATGCTGGCCAGTACACCTGTCACAAAGGAGGCGAGGTTCTGAGCCATTCTCACCTGCTGCTTCACAAGAAGGAAGATGGAGTTTGGTccactgacattttaaaagacCAGAAAG AATCCAAAAATAAGACCTTTCTAAAATGTGAGGCAAAGAATTATTCCGGACGTTTCACATGCTGGTGGCTGACAGCAATCAGTACTGATTTGAAATTCAGTGTCAAAAGCAGCAGAGG TTCCTCTGACCCCCGAGGGGTGACGTGTGGAGCAGCGACACTCTCCGCAGAGAGGGTCAGCGTGGACGACAGGGAGTATAAGAAGTACACGGTGGAGTGTCAGGAGGGCAGTGCCTGCCCGGCCGCCGAGGAGAGCCTGCCCATTGAGATCGTGGTAGATGCTGTTCACAAGCTCAAGTATGAAAACTACACCAGCGGCTTCTTCATCAGGGACATCA TCAAACCAGACCCGCCCAAGAACCTGCAGCTGAAGCCATTAAAGAATTCTCGGCAGGTGGAGGTCAGCTGGGAGTACCCCGAGACCTGGAGCACCCCACATTCCTACTTCTCCCTGACGTTCTCTATTCAGGTCCAGGGCAAGAACAAGAAGGAAAGG aAAGACAGACTCTTCATGGATGAGACTTCAGCCACAGTCACATGCCACAAGGATGGCCAGATCCGTATCCAAGCCAGGGACCGCTACTACAGCTCATCCTGGAGCGAATGGGCATCTGTATCCTGCAGTTAG